A genomic stretch from Algoriphagus halophilus includes:
- a CDS encoding SixA phosphatase family protein encodes MKRLFLLRHGEAGFSEGTDFQRQLTNKGKEKLNQLGKELQSRSLSIDFMFCSTAERTMQTAGIIQQYISIKEEVFLKDIYESNLGGLIHILEGCPTHAESCLIIGHNPILSLLVSHISGENYINMQPGMLACLDLEISDWNMVGVNTGSLIEILQ; translated from the coding sequence ATGAAGCGTTTATTTTTATTAAGGCATGGAGAAGCAGGTTTTTCTGAAGGAACAGATTTTCAAAGACAATTGACAAACAAAGGCAAAGAAAAGTTGAATCAATTGGGAAAAGAACTCCAAAGTAGATCGCTTTCTATTGATTTCATGTTTTGTTCCACAGCTGAACGAACCATGCAAACAGCAGGAATTATCCAACAGTATATTTCGATCAAAGAAGAGGTATTCTTAAAGGATATTTACGAAAGTAATTTGGGTGGTTTGATCCATATCCTGGAAGGATGTCCTACACATGCGGAGTCTTGTTTAATCATAGGTCACAATCCGATCCTGAGTCTGTTGGTCTCTCATATTTCTGGGGAGAACTATATTAATATGCAACCGGGAATGTTGGCATGCCTGGATCTGGAAATCTCTGATTGGAACATGGTAGGAGTGAACACCGGTTCTTTGATTGAAATCCTCCAATGA